CGCCGACACGTGGGGCTCACGAGGCTGGGGTCCCTTCTGGGTGAGAGCCTGCTGGGTGGGTGCCCGGGGCCACATGTTTTTCCCTACACCTGCCAGTTGCCCCCAGTTCAGTGAGGCTCACTTCCCCCATCTGCCCacaaggaaactgagccccagagaggggaGCTGACCCCCAAGGCTCTCTGCAGCCCCCTCTGGCTTGGGGAGGCTGCTCCTAGGGCGCGTCTGCTCCTGGGGAGGCAGCCAGGTGGGCTCTGGCCTCTCCTCCAGAAGCAGGTCAAGTGCAGGGATGCTGGGAGCCACAGCTGAGGCCCACCTTCCTTGGGGTCGCCTGGCAAGAGGCAGACCCACCTGGGAGCTACACGAAGCTGGGTGGGCAAGGGAACTTCAGGCATGCTCCCAGGCCAAGGTGAGCCAGAAGCCCCCTGGAGGAACAGACATAAAGCGCCCCCGCAGAACTTTGCAGAACCCCCCGCCGCCCAAGTACATTCTCAAGGGTATTGATGAGCATGCATCCAAGATAACCAGGCACACGAAGAAACACGGCAACATGGTCAGGAACCCAGAGAAACAGATCTGCATGGGCCCCACATGATGGAAGGAAGCCCCAGACCCAGACGTTGAACCAGCTGTGCCCACGGTGTTGAAGGAAATAAAGGACAAGCTTGGAAACAGCTCTAGGGCATAGGAGACTATCAAAGTAGCATAGTGGATGTGTACAACTGCacagaacttctagaaatggGAAACATTAATAACTAAAGCTAAAAAGTCAGTGGCTGTGTTTGGCAGCTGAGTGGGTACAGCAGAAGAGAATTAGTGAAATGGCAGACCAATGACGCAGACTCACTATGGCAAGATGAAAATGGGGCCCATGCAGAAGAGACGAAGAGGATACAGTGAGAGGGTCTGCCATTGCTCCAACGGCATCCCAGGGCGAGAGAAGGGAGAAAACGGCAGAGAAAAAAGGATAGTTGAGAATGTCCTAGAACTGATGAAATACATCAATCCACAGATCCAAGAGTCCCTGTGAACGCCCAAGAAGGATAACCCCACACCCAGACACACCTCAggaaaactgcagaaaaccaaagtgAAAGGGATGGTCCTGAGCAGCTGGGAGAAAAAGACAGATGACCACCAGGGGAACAGCTCCCGGAGGGAGAGCTGGCGAGGCTGCACCCCAGGGGAAGCCAGAGAACAGCGCAGGTGGCATCTCTGTGTGCTGGGGCAAAGGGACCACCTGCTCACATCCTCCCCAGTGAGAATGTCCTTCAAAAACGGGCAAAGAcatcttcagagaaataaaagctgggAGAATCTCACCAGGAGAGCCGCCCTAAAGGAATCCTAGGGAATCTTTATGCAGAAGCAAAGTCAGATGTGGGAATGAATGAGGGAGTAGAAATGTGTGGGATAAGGTAAAGGAACACCGTCTAAAAGGCGCTCATAAGTGTAGCGGGTCGGACAATGGCAATTCAAACCCGACACATGCCCGGTGGGGGCAGGAGCATCAGGGTCAGGAGACGCCTCGGCCGCAGAGAGAAGACGGGGAAGGACACCAGGGCCACATGTCCCTGTGATCAGAAGGCAGTGGGGAGAAGAAACAGCCCAGACCCAGATTCTTTCCACCGATGTCTTTTATTAATGAATGCAAAATACAGTACTAACGGAGACAGGGCATGCATGGCGGACGACAGGAAAGCAAGCCACAGAAACCGGGAGTCAGAGGGCCTCATACGTCTGAGGTAGAGCGAGGTGGTGCCAGGGAGCGGGACACTGGGGGACGAGCACCGGCCCCACTCGGGACGACGGACCACGGGAGAGCTCGGGGGGTGTCGGCCACACGGCGAAAACAGTTTAAAACGTTTCCCATCCCTTCACCCGTTCCAGTTCCCCTCTTTGTGGACAGAGCTTCGGGGTTCCCTTGTCACTGGCTCACCGGGGTGTCTCCGTAGGACACCGTCCTTCCCTCCAAGGGGCAAGCCCCACTTGCCCTCATCCGAAAAATAAAGGAGCTTTGTGTTGAAAACGCCAAGGCTGCCATCCAGGGAGCTGGAGGCCAAGTGCGTTAAGAAAgaccctttttctctataaaaatagTTTCACTTTATAAAAGGGGGGAATGCTCATCTCAGGTGGGGAGGGACGCTGGAATGTGAAAAACGTTCTGGGGGCAGTTCCACCGTGGCGGGGCTGGGGCGGACGCGACAACGCGGGGCGGGCCCTGCTCTCGGCCGGCTCGCCGGGGGCAGGTGCACGAGAGGGGCCtggcggcggggccggggggcggggcgggggcgaggCTGgccccgggccgggccgggccgggccgggcggcgcTCAGTTGAGCAAGGTTCCGTAGAGCTGGGCCTTCGTGAGGCTGTCCTTGCGGCTGAGCCCCGCGCCGCCAGTCCGCGCGAAGGCCGGCTGCGGGCTGAGGCGCGCGGCCGGGAGCATCTCCGGGGAGGCCTCCATGGAGCTGGGCTCCAGGGAGTCCCTGGAGCTGTGCGGGCTGCGCTCGGGCTCGGGGCTGCCGGCCGCCGCGCACAGCCTGTCGCCGGGTGCGTCCCCGGGCGCGTAGCCGGGCAGCGGGTCGGCCGCGCGGCCGGGGCTCAGGCTGCGGTCGGCGGCCGCGCGGAGGAAGCAGGGCTCGGCGCGGCGGCCGCGCGCCAGCTCGGCGCCCTCGGGGAAGCTGTCGGCCTTGTAGGCGGCGTAGCGCGGGCTGGCGCGGCCCTCGGCGCCCTCGCCGCCGTAGTAGCGTTCCGAGAAGCTGCAGGGCGACGCGCGGCCGGCCGCGGGCGCGGGGACCGGGTAGGCGCCCACGTCCTCCACGCTCAGCGGCCGCCAGCGCGCGCGCGCGTCCTCGCCGGGCAGCCGCGCCGCCCCCGGCTGCGCGCGCAGGCTCCACAGGTTGGGCGGCATGAGCGCCTGGCGCGGGCCCGGCGACGCCGGGAAGCGGAAGGGCTCGGCCGGGTAGGGCGACACGGTCCGCGCGAAGCCCGGGGCCACCTCGGCCTCGAGCGGCGCGGCCACGGCGGCCGCGGCCTTGGCGAAGCGCGGGCTGCCCTggaaggcggcggcggcgggcggcgcgcgCTCGAAGAGCTCGTCGCGGCCGGGCCGGTACAGGGCCTGCTGCGCGGCGGGGAGCGTGCCCGGCGGCGCCGGCTCCTTCTCCTCCGACGTGGCGCTGAAGCTCGAGTAGGAGCTGGACGTGGGCAGCGAGGCTGCGTAGGCCGGGAAGGCCTCGTGCCGGAAGGCGGCGGGGAAGGCGGCCGCCTCGGCCTCGTCCTCCTCGTCGGCCGCGCTGTCGGTGGAGTTCTGGGCCCGCAGGAAGCCCACGTCGGTCCCGGGCGCGTCCACGCTGGGCCGCCGGTCGCGCCGCCGCTCCTCGGGGCAGTAGAGGGCCGTGTCGCTGCAGTAGATGTCGCCCTTGTAGGGGGGCCGCGCGCCCGGCTTCTCGCCGCAGTCGCCGAAGGCCAGGTCGCGGGCCGAGGCGTCGGACAGGCGGGAGGACAGGCTGGCGGGGTCGGGCTTCTCCAGCACCTTGGCGATGACGCAGGTGGGGACGCTGTCTGCGTAGGCCGGGTGGCAGAGCGGCGAGGGCAAGCTGCAGCCGTGCTTCTCCATGTGCAGGCTCACGCGCTCCTGGAACTCCGAGGGCAGctgcggcggggcggggcggcgacAGGGGCGGCAGTCAGCCCGGGACCGCAGCTGCCGCGGACTCCCGGCAGGTGGACCAGGAGGGAGCTGCGCCGGGCTCCCCAGCTGGAGCCGGGGCCCAGGACGCCTCAGGGCCCCTGGTCACCTgtactccccccacccccccgccgcAGCCCCCGCATTTCCTCCCCTGAGGGGTTCActtgctccccccaccccccagtcaTGTGGCCTGGGGGCTCCTGAACACACAGACTCAGAAACAGATGCAACAAAGATCCAGGGCCAGGCGCCCAGCAGGTTCCGCAGGAGCGCCTGGTGCCTGTGGGGACATCCCACTACTGTTTGATCTATTTGAGAGTGTCTCAGGGGTGGCCCAGGGAGAGGGGACACCGACGGAGGCCTGGATGACGGGAGAGCGTGGAGAGAGGGGCAGCCTGGCTTTGGCACCAGAGAGCCCTGTGGCCTTGGCCAGTCATTGTGCCCAAACTGAACTGCAGGGTTTCTGTGAGGCTCACACTGGGTCACTCTGCCCCATCAGTGCTCCGAGGACGGTGTGGGGGGGGCATGGAGCCGGGACAAGGAGCAGCCGGCAGAGGAAACCGGGGGGAATGGGCGGCTGTCCACACCGGGTGGAGTGTGCGTGGGGTGGCCCTTCCAGCACCTCTCAGAAAGGCTGCGGGGGCGCCGGGGGCAGAGGCCGCAGGCTCACCCAGCGCCtccccctgggggtggggagaggccatGCCCCAGTGGCGCGGGCGGCTGGCAGGGCGGGCCCACGTTACCTCGGACACCTTATGGACCCTGCCGTAGGTCTGGCTGCACTGCAGCAGCTGGGCCGCCAGGCTGCAGTCCTGCCTATAGAGTTCCTGGAAGACAAGAGAAGGCGTTTGGCGCAGGCCTGCCCCTTGCCCAGGTCCCTGCCGCCCTGACTGGCGCCCAGGGGCCAACACAGAGAGCCGGTGGGCAGAGTGGCTATGTGGGTGGCGGGACAaggaccctctctgggcctcacaaTCTTGCCTGCAGAATGGGGGCCTCGGCTCTGACCCGGAGCTGCCGGGGCATGAAGGGGGCCCTGCCAGGCAGTCCTGTGGCTGCCCCAGATGGGACCCTCCCACAAAGTGGGGGCAGGGGTAGAAGGACTCAACGGTTCTTGAACTCTCGGAGGCCCCAGGCATGGTGACAGGCCTGGTCTGCCCGTCCCTCGGCCTCCCAAGTCCCTCCAAAGAGAACTGAGGGCACAGTGCTGGCATAAGGATGAGGAGGGAGCTGCAGCGCCTGCCACCCCCAGTCCCAGGCTGGCTGCCCACGCCGCGTGCTCAGAGCATGGCCTGGCAATGGGAGTGGCTGCAGGGCTGGGCGAGGGTCAGGGAGAGTGGGACAGAGGGCCTGTGTGACCCCAGGTCGAGGCGGGGCCCGGCTCAGCCTCCTGAGCTGAAAACAGATGCAAACAGTAGGAATGGAGGGGACTGGGTCTCGTCTTTGGAAAATCTCTGTTGCATGTGCCTGTGGCTGGGCCTTCACTCCTGCCCCACCCAGGGACCCTCGGCCTGAGGGCTCTGACAGTGAGGAATCTGGGGCCCACCTGCTCCCAGGCCTCAGCTCAACTAGGGCCAGGTGTGCTGTGGCTCAGGCCCGCTGTTGAAGGTGTGGGCGCCCTCGTTATCCCCCCCGCCCTGGACCTGGAgccccccccacctcctccttctcgGCTGAGGCTGCTGCCCCACTTGGCCTGCACAGTGGAGGGAACCTGGGTCCCCAGCCCCCTTGCCTCCATGGGCCTCCTGGGAAGGGCAGAGTTGGCTGAGAGCTGAGAACTGACCCCTGTGAGGCCCACGACTGGCTGCCACTGGCATCAGAGGACTGCAGGGGCTGCCCAGCCAGCCCAGGTCTGCCGCTGGGTGGTTGACAGACGGCTGGCAGCCGCCCTGTCCTGGGGCCTCCCTTCTTCTCATCTGCAGGGCTCCTCGGTGATCCCAACCCATCTGCGGCCTTGAATGCCGAGAGCATGCTGATCTCGGCCTTGAACTCCAGACCCCAATCTCCAGTGTCCCAATGTCTTCCCAGCATCTCCTCCTGGACGTCCAGCGCACTGTGGAACCCAGCTCCTGCTGTCCCCACGCCTGCTCCTCCCCCGGCATCCCCAGCTCAGGAGACGGCAGGACccgtctctttctctcacaccctaCATCCAAAATCTTGGTCAATCCTGTTGGTTCCATCCTCAAAATATAACCAGAATCGcagcccttctccccacctccacggCCGCCATGCGGGCCGAGCCCCAACGTCCTTCCCCCGGATTGCTGCCAGTCTCCTCCTCggtctccctgctcctgccctcgTCCCCTACAGTCTGTTCccagcagcagccctgtgagCCCAGCAGAAGTCCAAGTCCAGTCCTGTGACTCCTCTCTTCAagaaccttcagtggctccctgtttcactcagaataaaacccaGCTTCCTCCGGGAGCCTATACACTGTGGCCTCATCTTTCTGACCTCAGACCCTGGGCCTCCTTCCTGCCAAGAGCCCACTCGCACCGCCTTGCTCTTCTTCGAACTACCCAGGCCCACCTTCGCCACCGtggttctttctgcctggaaggaACGCTCTTCTGGGACATCC
Above is a window of Equus przewalskii isolate Varuska chromosome 25, EquPr2, whole genome shotgun sequence DNA encoding:
- the BEGAIN gene encoding brain-enriched guanylate kinase-associated protein isoform X3: MALQRINQELEDKLYRMGQHYEEEKRALSHEIVALNSHLLEAKVTIDKLSEDNELYRQDCSLAAQLLQCSQTYGRVHKVSELPSEFQERVSLHMEKHGCSLPSPLCHPAYADSVPTCVIAKVLEKPDPASLSSRLSDASARDLAFGDCGEKPGARPPYKGDIYCSDTALYCPEERRRDRRPSVDAPGTDVGFLRAQNSTDSAADEEDEAEAAAFPAAFRHEAFPAYAASLPTSSSYSSFSATSEEKEPAPPGTLPAAQQALYRPGRDELFERAPPAAAAFQGSPRFAKAAAAVAAPLEAEVAPGFARTVSPYPAEPFRFPASPGPRQALMPPNLWSLRAQPGAARLPGEDARARWRPLSVEDVGAYPVPAPAAGRASPCSFSERYYGGEGAEGRASPRYAAYKADSFPEGAELARGRRAEPCFLRAAADRSLSPGRAADPLPGYAPGDAPGDRLCAAAGSPEPERSPHSSRDSLEPSSMEASPEMLPAARLSPQPAFARTGGAGLSRKDSLTKAQLYGTLLN
- the BEGAIN gene encoding brain-enriched guanylate kinase-associated protein isoform X1; its protein translation is MWTGGRRPGRLRRAASAADMEKLRLRSPWVPSCLGQPRVLQGRLARSSPSLWDSALQEQKGELRKRLSYTTHKLEKLETEFDSTRHYLEIELRRAQEELEKVTEKLRRIQSNYMALQRINQELEDKLYRMGQHYEEEKRALSHEIVALNSHLLEAKVTIDKLSEDNELYRQDCSLAAQLLQCSQTYGRVHKVSELPSEFQERVSLHMEKHGCSLPSPLCHPAYADSVPTCVIAKVLEKPDPASLSSRLSDASARDLAFGDCGEKPGARPPYKGDIYCSDTALYCPEERRRDRRPSVDAPGTDVGFLRAQNSTDSAADEEDEAEAAAFPAAFRHEAFPAYAASLPTSSSYSSFSATSEEKEPAPPGTLPAAQQALYRPGRDELFERAPPAAAAFQGSPRFAKAAAAVAAPLEAEVAPGFARTVSPYPAEPFRFPASPGPRQALMPPNLWSLRAQPGAARLPGEDARARWRPLSVEDVGAYPVPAPAAGRASPCSFSERYYGGEGAEGRASPRYAAYKADSFPEGAELARGRRAEPCFLRAAADRSLSPGRAADPLPGYAPGDAPGDRLCAAAGSPEPERSPHSSRDSLEPSSMEASPEMLPAARLSPQPAFARTGGAGLSRKDSLTKAQLYGTLLN
- the BEGAIN gene encoding brain-enriched guanylate kinase-associated protein isoform X2, which gives rise to MWTGGRRPGRLRRAASAADMEKLSALQEQKGELRKRLSYTTHKLEKLETEFDSTRHYLEIELRRAQEELEKVTEKLRRIQSNYMALQRINQELEDKLYRMGQHYEEEKRALSHEIVALNSHLLEAKVTIDKLSEDNELYRQDCSLAAQLLQCSQTYGRVHKVSELPSEFQERVSLHMEKHGCSLPSPLCHPAYADSVPTCVIAKVLEKPDPASLSSRLSDASARDLAFGDCGEKPGARPPYKGDIYCSDTALYCPEERRRDRRPSVDAPGTDVGFLRAQNSTDSAADEEDEAEAAAFPAAFRHEAFPAYAASLPTSSSYSSFSATSEEKEPAPPGTLPAAQQALYRPGRDELFERAPPAAAAFQGSPRFAKAAAAVAAPLEAEVAPGFARTVSPYPAEPFRFPASPGPRQALMPPNLWSLRAQPGAARLPGEDARARWRPLSVEDVGAYPVPAPAAGRASPCSFSERYYGGEGAEGRASPRYAAYKADSFPEGAELARGRRAEPCFLRAAADRSLSPGRAADPLPGYAPGDAPGDRLCAAAGSPEPERSPHSSRDSLEPSSMEASPEMLPAARLSPQPAFARTGGAGLSRKDSLTKAQLYGTLLN